From Spirosoma aerolatum, one genomic window encodes:
- a CDS encoding STAS domain-containing protein: MTSSIAQFLKKNKARLLDTWTQKQLASDTLRDDLMTNDELRLQSDELVNLLVKTVNDDNINQIESSSFDELFELLSGISMSRARQGFSPRETGLYIFSLKEAIFELLQQELSSDPVLLFQTVLKFNRLLDSFGVVTFETFIKGREEVIFRQTEEISDISTPVIQVWDGILALPIIGTLDSARTQVVMESLLQKIVDTGSSIAILDISGVPAVDSLVAQHLIKTVSATRLMGADCIISGIRPEIAQTVVHLGIDLSNIITKASLASALKHAFSMNKLTVKRVESEKKVL, encoded by the coding sequence ATGACCAGTAGCATAGCTCAATTCCTAAAAAAAAACAAGGCCCGCCTTTTAGATACTTGGACGCAGAAACAGTTAGCCAGTGATACCCTTCGGGATGATTTGATGACGAATGACGAACTTCGTCTGCAATCTGACGAATTGGTTAATCTGCTGGTAAAGACCGTAAACGACGACAATATAAACCAAATCGAGTCGTCCAGCTTCGACGAGTTATTCGAGCTATTGTCGGGTATTTCTATGTCGAGAGCGCGGCAGGGCTTCTCCCCGCGCGAAACCGGCCTTTATATTTTCAGCCTGAAAGAAGCCATTTTTGAGTTGCTCCAACAGGAGTTAAGCAGCGATCCCGTTCTACTCTTTCAAACCGTTCTGAAATTCAATCGCCTGCTGGATAGTTTTGGCGTCGTTACGTTCGAAACGTTTATTAAAGGCCGTGAGGAAGTTATTTTCCGACAAACCGAAGAGATCAGCGATATCTCAACGCCAGTTATTCAGGTATGGGATGGTATTCTTGCCCTGCCGATCATAGGTACGCTAGACAGTGCCCGAACACAGGTTGTGATGGAGAGCCTCCTCCAAAAAATTGTCGATACGGGTAGTAGTATTGCTATTCTGGATATATCCGGCGTACCGGCCGTCGACTCACTGGTAGCGCAACACCTGATCAAAACTGTCAGTGCTACCCGATTGATGGGTGCCGACTGTATTATCAGCGGTATTCGGCCAGAAATTGCCCAGACGGTCGTTCACCTGGGCATCGACCTGTCAAATATCATTACTAAAGCCTCGCTGGCCAGTGCCCTCAAACACGCATTCAGTATGAATAAACTGACAGTGAAACGAGTAGAGTCCGAAAAGAAAGTCCTATAG
- a CDS encoding STAS domain-containing protein — protein MDKIPILRMGPFLLVTIQVDLYDRLALNLETDLVNMVHKTGARGVLIDISAVSIVDSFMGRILGNIASMTRVLDAETVVVGMQPAVAITLIELGLSLSGVYTALDVERGMALLQTKLGSDDELIDDDADNPE, from the coding sequence ATGGATAAAATACCAATTCTGCGAATGGGCCCCTTTCTGCTGGTCACCATTCAGGTTGATTTATACGATCGGTTAGCCTTGAATCTGGAAACTGATCTGGTGAATATGGTTCATAAAACCGGCGCTCGTGGAGTACTGATCGATATTTCGGCAGTCTCAATCGTCGATTCATTTATGGGTCGTATCCTGGGCAATATTGCCAGCATGACCCGAGTCCTTGATGCCGAAACGGTGGTTGTAGGTATGCAGCCTGCGGTTGCCATTACCTTAATTGAACTGGGCTTATCGTTAAGTGGTGTGTATACGGCCCTTGATGTAGAGCGTGGTATGGCTCTTCTGCAAACAAAACTCGGCTCCGACGATGAACTGATTGACGACGATGCTGATAACCCTGAATAA
- a CDS encoding 2-hydroxyacid dehydrogenase: MKIAFFSYQPFEQPFLESANRATQHQLTFIPQALSPETAILAAGHDAICVFVHDQLNAPTLQRLADLGIKLVALRCTGYNQLDVEMAQQLGIRVLRVPTYSPHSVAEHTVALLMALNRKIHLAYQRTRKNNFTLDGLLGFDLYGKRVGIVGTGKIGVAFARIMLGFGCHVIAYDKVRSAVLQQLGVEYRTLPELLSASDIISLHCPLTPETHHLINSDSLKLMKTGVYLLNTSRGGLIDTSAVLHALQSGRLGALGIDVYELEDDFFFADWSEKLLPDSALNTLTHLPNVVVTSHQGFLTEEALSQIAQVTLNNLTHPEQAHPANSCVVVG, encoded by the coding sequence ATGAAAATTGCCTTTTTTAGCTACCAGCCGTTTGAACAGCCGTTTCTGGAATCGGCCAATCGGGCTACGCAACATCAACTGACGTTTATTCCTCAGGCGCTTTCTCCAGAAACGGCAATACTGGCGGCTGGTCACGACGCGATCTGTGTGTTTGTCCATGATCAGCTTAATGCGCCTACGCTTCAGCGCCTGGCCGATCTTGGTATCAAATTGGTGGCTTTACGCTGTACAGGATATAACCAGCTCGATGTAGAAATGGCCCAGCAACTAGGCATTCGGGTTTTACGAGTCCCAACTTACTCGCCCCACTCGGTAGCCGAACATACGGTAGCACTGCTAATGGCGCTGAATCGAAAAATACATCTGGCTTACCAGCGTACCCGAAAAAATAACTTCACACTCGATGGCCTGCTGGGCTTTGATCTCTACGGAAAGCGGGTTGGCATTGTGGGTACTGGAAAGATCGGGGTCGCCTTTGCCCGAATTATGCTTGGTTTTGGTTGCCATGTGATTGCCTACGACAAGGTAAGGTCGGCGGTATTGCAACAGTTGGGTGTCGAATACCGGACACTGCCTGAGCTACTATCGGCATCCGATATTATCTCGTTACATTGCCCACTTACTCCCGAAACGCATCATCTGATCAACAGCGATTCACTGAAGCTGATGAAAACGGGGGTTTACCTGCTCAATACCAGTCGGGGTGGCCTGATAGATACCTCAGCTGTGCTACATGCTCTGCAATCGGGCCGACTGGGAGCTTTGGGCATAGATGTATACGAACTTGAAGATGACTTCTTCTTTGCCGATTGGTCGGAGAAACTCTTACCGGATTCAGCACTCAATACGCTGACCCATTTGCCGAATGTAGTGGTAACTTCTCATCAGGGCTTCTTAACCGAAGAAGCGCTTTCACAGATCGCTCAGGTAACCCTCAACAATCTCACTCATCCAGAGCAAGCGCACCCAGCAAACAGTTGCGTTGTAGTTGGTTAA
- a CDS encoding universal stress protein — protein sequence MKTIVLATDFSANANRVAQFAAQLANEQKARLVLFHALHLWPDNPAKEGDFPLSVKAMQANSEKALNHLAQQLETDFGLTIPVECVAQEGHTMNAIRQFTKAQRADLLVMSTVGTAPQSAQLMGSIATNMVAETEVPLLLVPPGTAYAGLKNIVLGIDLAVPPNAIALETALTFAREFGSVINVLCISETPADPQVKEGAELIRRLLSQQPHTLSIVEGQEVYTTLLDFSHTNKADLIMMLPQSRSWLWQLFSEGETQRMARLTDLPLLAIV from the coding sequence ATGAAAACGATTGTTCTTGCTACTGATTTTTCGGCGAATGCCAATCGGGTTGCTCAGTTTGCGGCCCAACTGGCAAATGAGCAAAAAGCCCGCCTTGTTCTTTTTCATGCCCTTCACCTCTGGCCCGATAATCCGGCTAAAGAAGGCGACTTCCCCTTGTCGGTAAAAGCCATGCAGGCCAATAGTGAAAAGGCCTTAAACCATCTTGCCCAACAACTTGAAACGGATTTTGGCCTTACCATCCCGGTTGAGTGTGTTGCTCAGGAAGGGCATACTATGAACGCCATCCGGCAGTTTACCAAAGCCCAACGGGCTGATCTGCTCGTCATGTCGACGGTAGGTACGGCTCCGCAAAGTGCGCAGCTAATGGGCAGTATTGCCACCAATATGGTTGCCGAAACCGAAGTCCCGTTACTGTTGGTTCCACCAGGGACAGCCTATGCTGGACTGAAAAACATCGTATTAGGTATTGACCTTGCGGTACCACCGAATGCGATTGCGCTGGAAACCGCCCTCACATTTGCCCGGGAGTTTGGCAGCGTCATCAACGTTCTCTGCATCAGCGAAACCCCGGCAGATCCTCAGGTGAAAGAGGGAGCCGAGCTCATTCGTCGACTGCTTAGTCAGCAACCGCATACATTGAGTATTGTCGAAGGGCAGGAAGTATACACAACCCTGCTTGACTTTTCGCACACCAACAAAGCGGATCTGATCATGATGCTTCCCCAAAGCCGAAGCTGGTTATGGCAGTTATTTTCGGAAGGCGAGACCCAACGCATGGCCCGCCTGACGGATTTGCCCTTACTGGCTATTGTTTAA
- a CDS encoding sensor histidine kinase, which translates to MEELAKVLLSNEMDLILAHKRAMKLAELAGLSLAAQTTFATAVSEVARYSLEHGTEPILMLGATHYQRNQALVAVIEDKTLTVANPLHQGLQYAQRLVEKLEISTTGRESKITLYFNLPISRRISAERIQDWRAQFMADQPLSAYDEIKRKNDQLQELSQRLKASEQHYKQVTNSLPLMIFTANQMGQLLYANEWVTEFTGRSIQSLNQSKWSDIIHPNDYLPFWKLWTEQAGQHQPFQYEFRLKEKATQDYLWHLFSAQPVANDLGKVNAWTGFVVNIDAQKIVGQTLQEKEELSRAKEELEQSQRKLETTIKELNLSNAKLSQFAYIASHDLQEPLRKIQQFGDLVKTRSTTLSSEDLLYLDRMQSAAARMSVLIKDLLTYSRLSTRQEEPVEIPLTQVINTALDNLSVSVEESMAEITVEDLPIISADVAQLTQLFQNLLSNSLKFRQKNTTPKIRVFSHTVPSTELPGSIKPVRLSAVYTCISVADNGIGFDEKYLDRIFQVFQRLHGKNEFAGTGVGLAICEKVAQNHGGAITAISQPGHGAIFQLYLPLA; encoded by the coding sequence ATGGAGGAATTAGCTAAAGTACTGCTTAGCAATGAAATGGACCTGATTCTGGCCCATAAACGCGCTATGAAATTAGCCGAGCTGGCCGGATTGTCGCTGGCTGCTCAAACGACTTTCGCTACCGCCGTATCAGAAGTGGCCCGCTATAGCCTGGAACATGGCACCGAGCCCATTCTGATGCTAGGAGCAACCCATTATCAGCGTAATCAGGCACTGGTTGCAGTTATTGAAGATAAAACCCTTACTGTAGCCAATCCGCTTCATCAGGGATTGCAGTATGCACAGCGCCTGGTTGAAAAACTGGAAATTAGCACCACCGGACGCGAAAGTAAGATTACGTTATATTTCAACTTGCCCATCAGTCGCCGGATCAGCGCTGAGCGAATTCAGGATTGGCGTGCTCAGTTCATGGCCGATCAGCCATTGTCTGCTTATGATGAAATAAAGCGAAAAAATGATCAGTTACAGGAACTGTCACAACGGCTGAAAGCCAGCGAGCAGCACTATAAACAGGTAACCAACTCGCTGCCGCTGATGATTTTTACCGCCAATCAGATGGGACAGCTACTGTATGCCAATGAGTGGGTAACCGAATTTACGGGCCGATCCATTCAAAGTCTTAATCAAAGTAAATGGTCGGACATTATTCACCCGAACGATTACCTTCCTTTCTGGAAACTATGGACCGAACAGGCAGGCCAGCATCAGCCTTTTCAGTATGAGTTCCGGCTAAAAGAAAAAGCGACGCAGGATTATTTGTGGCATTTATTCTCGGCCCAGCCCGTCGCAAATGACCTCGGCAAAGTAAATGCCTGGACAGGGTTTGTCGTCAATATTGATGCACAAAAGATTGTTGGACAAACCCTCCAGGAAAAAGAAGAGCTAAGCCGCGCCAAAGAAGAGCTGGAACAATCGCAGCGTAAACTGGAAACAACTATTAAAGAACTCAACCTGAGTAATGCCAAGCTCAGTCAGTTTGCCTACATTGCCAGTCACGATTTACAGGAGCCTTTACGAAAAATACAGCAGTTTGGCGATCTGGTCAAAACCCGCAGTACAACCCTGTCGAGCGAAGATTTGCTGTACCTGGACCGTATGCAGTCGGCCGCAGCCCGTATGTCGGTTCTAATCAAAGACCTCCTCACCTACTCGCGTCTGTCTACTCGGCAGGAAGAACCCGTCGAAATTCCTCTGACGCAGGTGATCAACACAGCCCTGGACAATTTATCAGTGAGCGTTGAGGAGTCGATGGCTGAAATTACGGTTGAAGACCTACCCATAATTTCAGCCGATGTTGCCCAGCTTACTCAGTTATTCCAGAACCTATTAAGCAACTCACTGAAGTTCAGACAAAAAAATACTACACCGAAGATTCGAGTGTTTTCTCATACCGTTCCGTCTACAGAGTTGCCCGGCTCGATTAAACCAGTTCGGCTGTCGGCTGTGTATACCTGCATCAGTGTAGCCGACAACGGCATCGGCTTCGATGAAAAGTACCTGGACCGCATTTTTCAGGTGTTTCAACGGCTGCATGGAAAGAATGAATTTGCTGGAACGGGTGTGGGCCTTGCCATTTGTGAGAAGGTGGCTCAAAACCACGGTGGGGCCATTACGGCCATCAGCCAACCGGGTCACGGGGCTATATTTCAGCTCTATCTGCCTCTGGCGTAA
- a CDS encoding ATP-binding SpoIIE family protein phosphatase, with translation MDNSPHVRFQALDRSYLSSIKKGIYQLATLVGFTTQRLNEIDLIIAELTSNLIKHAGGGELLVRHFQLASNAGLEIISLDNGPGMADPARMMQDGISTTNTLGHGLGSIKRLADQSQLYSIKGWGTILLVRIFKNPLTAQAKASGFEFRSLIVAKPGETMCGDGIYVKKTDGYIKLFVGDGLGHGPEAYTAVQAAINAFRVCVDQRPADIIRFLHRSVHKTRGLVGSIVVYDVQNHRWNWCGVGNISTRLSGAITNKNLLSYNGIIGMNLPSAMNDHFLPLEPGQLLIMCSDGIQSRWDANKYPLIHRYDLTVLAAALYKDYARQTDDVSLFIGRMQATYGGIS, from the coding sequence ATGGATAACTCCCCCCATGTACGCTTTCAGGCGCTTGATCGAAGTTATTTATCAAGCATCAAAAAAGGCATCTATCAACTCGCCACGCTGGTAGGGTTTACTACGCAACGGCTGAACGAAATTGATTTGATTATAGCCGAGCTAACTTCCAACCTCATCAAGCACGCAGGAGGAGGTGAGTTGCTGGTCCGGCACTTTCAACTTGCCAGCAATGCGGGGCTGGAAATCATCAGCCTGGATAATGGCCCAGGGATGGCCGATCCGGCCCGGATGATGCAGGATGGCATATCGACCACCAATACGTTGGGGCATGGCCTGGGGTCGATAAAACGCCTGGCAGATCAGTCGCAGCTTTATTCGATTAAAGGGTGGGGAACCATTTTATTAGTCAGGATTTTCAAAAACCCATTGACTGCGCAGGCAAAGGCATCGGGATTCGAGTTTCGCTCCTTAATAGTTGCCAAACCGGGCGAAACGATGTGTGGTGATGGCATTTACGTTAAGAAGACCGACGGTTACATCAAACTCTTTGTAGGAGATGGGCTGGGGCATGGTCCAGAAGCGTATACGGCTGTTCAGGCCGCTATCAATGCGTTTCGGGTTTGTGTCGATCAGCGCCCGGCAGACATTATCCGGTTTTTACACCGCTCCGTACATAAAACGCGCGGTTTGGTCGGTTCCATTGTTGTGTATGATGTTCAGAATCATCGGTGGAACTGGTGTGGCGTTGGCAATATTTCGACTCGGCTGAGTGGAGCCATCACCAATAAAAACCTGTTGTCGTATAATGGTATTATTGGCATGAATCTTCCCTCAGCCATGAATGACCACTTTTTACCGCTCGAACCGGGCCAGTTACTGATTATGTGTTCCGACGGGATTCAATCCCGTTGGGATGCCAATAAATATCCTTTAATTCATCGCTACGACCTAACGGTTCTGGCCGCAGCTCTATATAAAGATTACGCCCGACAAACCGATGATGTGTCGCTGTTTATCGGGCGTATGCAGGCTACCTATGGAGGAATTAGCTAA
- a CDS encoding RNA polymerase sigma factor, translating to MKVHLSDEEMIRHYLPQQPNQCFEALYNRYVGKVYQQCLSMTNDSEQAQDFTQDIFLKAFHKLDAFQQRSSFSTWLYSIAYNYCADQLRLARRIPTTDLTIHLQETQADYGDTQLHEETLQLMRVAMDRLTDSERKFLRLKYEDGMSIDDIAQLYKLKPSAVKMRLKRSRERIQAICASQLSLY from the coding sequence ATGAAAGTTCACTTAAGTGACGAAGAAATGATTCGCCACTACCTGCCCCAGCAGCCTAACCAATGTTTTGAAGCTCTTTACAACCGGTATGTAGGAAAGGTCTATCAGCAATGCCTATCGATGACCAACGACTCTGAGCAGGCTCAGGATTTCACACAAGACATCTTTCTGAAGGCATTTCATAAGCTAGATGCTTTTCAACAGCGCTCAAGTTTTTCTACCTGGCTTTACTCCATTGCCTACAATTACTGTGCCGACCAGCTTCGACTAGCCCGGCGTATACCTACCACGGATTTAACGATCCATCTACAGGAAACCCAGGCCGATTATGGTGATACTCAACTTCATGAAGAGACCTTACAACTCATGCGGGTTGCGATGGATCGGCTGACCGACAGTGAACGAAAGTTTTTACGCCTGAAATATGAAGATGGAATGAGTATCGATGATATTGCTCAGTTGTATAAGCTCAAGCCAAGTGCCGTTAAGATGCGGCTGAAACGTAGCCGTGAGCGTATACAAGCCATCTGTGCCTCGCAATTGAGCCTTTATTAA
- a CDS encoding anti-sigma regulatory factor, with amino-acid sequence MLITLNKDSIAITREQDVVPLRNRVKEVAVKIGMGVVNQTKLITAASELVRNMLRYAGTGNVLIEVVSRGRDTGVRLTFSDKGPGIVDIGLAMQDGYSTGKSLGLGLPGTKRLVNEFSIQSTVGQGTTVTILKWKNG; translated from the coding sequence ATGCTGATAACCCTGAATAAAGACAGCATCGCTATCACGCGGGAGCAGGATGTGGTGCCTCTCCGTAACCGCGTCAAAGAGGTAGCCGTGAAAATTGGGATGGGCGTTGTTAATCAAACCAAGCTCATTACGGCCGCCAGTGAACTGGTCCGCAACATGCTCCGTTACGCGGGTACAGGTAATGTATTGATTGAAGTGGTAAGCCGTGGACGCGACACGGGGGTTCGCTTGACATTTTCCGACAAAGGGCCGGGCATTGTCGACATCGGTCTGGCTATGCAGGATGGCTACTCGACCGGAAAGAGCCTGGGTTTAGGATTACCAGGCACCAAGCGGCTGGTCAATGAATTCTCAATCCAAAGCACTGTGGGACAGGGAACGACAGTAACTATTTTAAAATGGAAGAATGGATAA